In Triticum urartu cultivar G1812 chromosome 6, Tu2.1, whole genome shotgun sequence, the following proteins share a genomic window:
- the LOC125516869 gene encoding aluminum-activated malate transporter 6-like → MATQPLLPPEQRTLRAALDQRGLAEPLLSSYWSDGHYDARGDGPLRRAAGAVCAAGRELWTFSRNDPRKPVYAAKVATALALITLLVFLREPSDIVSHSVWAILTVVVVFEFSIGATLSKGLNRGLGTLTAGGLALAVAESARHMGDQDIVFLIITTFAVGFATTLIKVHPKMKLYEYGLRVFLLTFCYVTVSGYNTGEFVGGTALSRFLLIVIGAAVSLAVNIGIYPIWAGEDLHHLVARNFARVAESLEGCVDGYLTCMEYQRVPSKILTYQASDDPLYSGYRAAVEAQTQEEALLGFAIWEPPHGPYKMMKYPWQSYTKVGGALRHCSFAVMALHGCILSEIQSAPENRQVFSAELHRVGDEAAKVLRELGHRVKTMTRLSSPNILSEVLHAAEELQKKIDQRSYLLVNTDRWGEREDTAASTTTCSRHEAGAGASSENEAPPPPPEQAVVINIPPMHKSESNTTVARAAGVNVPPLHKSESNTTLARAASVSIPPLHKSESSTTLARTASVSVPPLHKSESSTTLARAASVSIPPLHKSESTTTVARAAALGNVHKSESSTSLARFDSAASWAAMSLADGLALKPQGSWHHRVPPFHPGQPVDAAEARTYESASALSLGTFASLLIEFVARLGNLVNAVEELSDKAAFKDPVEEPSVLTREEETGVFGRMTKFFRLKR, encoded by the exons ATGGCGACGCAGCCGCTTCTGCCGCCGGAGCAGCGCACGCTGCGCGCGGCGCTGGACCAGCGGGGGCTCGCGGAGCCGCTGCTGTCGTCCTACTGGAGCGACGGCCACTACGACGCGCGGGGCGATGGGCCCCTtcggcgggcggcgggggcggtgTGCGCGGCCGGTAGGGAGCTGTGGACGTTCTCGCGCAATGACCCCAGGAAGCCCGTGTACGCGGCCAAGGTGGCCACGGCGCTCGCGCTCATCACGCTGCTCGTCTTCCTCCGCGAGCCCAGCGACATTGTCAGCCACTCCGTCTGGGCCATCCTcaccgtcgtcgtcgtcttcgagTTCAGCATCG GTGCAACCTTGAGCAAAGGCCTTAACAGGGGATTGGGGACTCTGACGGCAGGCGGGCTTGCTCTAGCAGTTGCTGAATCGGCTAGGCACATGGGCGACCAGGACATAGTGTTTCTCATCATCACCACCTTCGCCGTTG GATTCGCTACAACCTTGATAAAGGTGCACCCCAAGATGAAGCTGTACGAGTACGGGCTCCGCGTCTTCCTGCTCACCTTCTGCTACGTGACGGTGTCCGGGTACAACACGGGGGAGTTCGTCGGCGGCACGGCCCTGAGCAGGTTCTTGCTCATCGTCATCGGCGCCGCCGTCAGCCTGGCGGTGAACATAGGCATATACCCGATCTGGGCGGGAGAGGACCTGCACCACCTGGTGGCCAGGAACTTCGCCAGAGTCGCTGAATCCTTAGAAG GGTGCGTCGATGGATACCTGACATGCATGGAGTACCAAAGGGTTCCTTCCAAGATTCTCACGTACCAAGCTTCCGATGATCCTCTGTACAGTGGGTACAGGGCGGCTGTCGAAGCACAGACACAAGAGGAAGCACTG CTGGGGTTTGCCATATGGGAGCCACCGCACGGACCATACAAGATGATGAAGTACCCCTGGCAGAGCTACACCAAGGTTGGCGGCGCGCTGAGGCACTGCTCCTTCGCCGTCATGGCGCTGCACGGGTGCATACTGTCGGAGATCCAGTCGGCGCCGGAGAACAGGCAGGTGTTCAGCGCCGAGCTCCACAGGGTGGGCGATGAGGCGGCCAAGGTGCTGCGGGAGCTCGGGCACCGGGTGAAGACCATGACCAGGCTGAGCTCGCCCAACATCCTCTCCGAGGTCCTCCACGCCGCTGAGGAGTTGCAGAAGAAGATCGACCAGCGGTCCTACCTCCTCGTCAACACGGATCGTTGGGGGGAGAGGGAGGACACCGCCGCCTCCACCACCACCTGCAGCCGGCACGAGGCAGGAGCCGGAGCCTCCAGTGAAAATGaggcgccaccgccgccgccggagcagGCCGTCGTCATCAACATCCCTCCAATGCACAAGTCGGAGTCGAACACGACTGTCGCCCGGGCCGCCGGCGTCAACGTCCCTCCACTGCACAAGTCGGAGTCGAACACGACCCTCGCCCGGGCCGCCAGCGTCAGCATCCCTCCACTGCACAAGTCGGAGTCGAGCACGACCCTCGCCCGGACCGCCAGCGTCAGCGTCCCTCCACTGCATAAGTCGGAGTCGAGCACGACCCTCGCCCGGGCCGCCAGCGTCAGCATCCCTCCACTGCACAAGTCGGAGTCCACCACGACCGTCGCCCGGGCCGCGGCCCTCGGCAACGTGCACAAGTCGGAGTCGAGCACGTCGCTCGCCCGGTTCGACTCGGCGGCGTCGTGGGCGGCCATGTCGCTGGCGGACGGCCTGGCGCTCAAGCCCCAGGGGTCCTGGCACCACCGGGTGCCGCCGTTCCACCCGGGCCAGCCGGTCGACGCCGCGGAGGCGAGGACGTACGAGAGCGCGAGCGCGCTGTCTCTGGGCACCTTCGCGTCGCTCCTCATCGAGTTCGTGGCGCGGCTCGGGAACCTCGTCAACGCCGTCGAGGAGCTCAGCGACAAGGCCGCCTTCAAGGATCCCGTGGAGGAGCCATCCGTGTTAACAAGGGAGGAGGAGACTGGTGTTTTTGGCAGAATGACAAAGTTTTTCAGGCTGAAGAGATGA